A genome region from Leptospira langatensis includes the following:
- a CDS encoding apolipoprotein N-acyltransferase, translating into MIRFSRNPIRPLLYSFGLAFGILFGMEPFEFFPAGGLGAACAYLLFWELREWSIRSTIYWLLLLSQIINLVVFFWIPSSITAISGAGPLVSWVVFLVYGLFSHIKLFLFFFGWNISLKVYSKYRKSSKEKEVFAWAIFPIWGVFTDMITPQLFPWFWGNLGEGNLSFSQIASFAGVYGVGFFLLLGTSSLVLWKNLSIRKFAYSGILIFGLVWTLGGLRLYLAPNYEVPNSTPKVENDVLKLSAVLLQPNTSPGKRELAENPEFVGQTISTSLELGLRSSLETSPPPDILFIPESAIPFHGTIPSDPASPSVYSSTFHGAVTYLTYKTGADVLYNELNQFPEGLKNQVTLLSSNTGEFQRYDKRRLLAFGEYIPFESVFPFLRSLFKETSRYVTGGDPKPLQGERFLQRQRWPSPPTEAEISLIQNPENFRPISAEMRKEEKVQYQILPLICYEAMFPALTQDSVKSASNDTYTFLANPTNDSWFSSRIEAWQHAGAARFRAIEYGLSFVRPAVTGISFAVDPYGRSLNHPTQYGEKVTDSFLLPITKLKAGGNTFFAKWGNIPFLLYSILIASLFPLMGKRFLAETSN; encoded by the coding sequence ATGATCCGATTCTCTAGAAATCCGATCCGTCCTCTCCTTTATTCGTTTGGGCTTGCATTCGGCATCTTGTTCGGAATGGAACCCTTCGAGTTCTTTCCCGCGGGAGGACTTGGAGCAGCCTGCGCGTATCTTCTTTTCTGGGAGCTAAGGGAGTGGAGCATTAGATCGACGATCTATTGGCTCCTTCTTCTCTCTCAGATCATCAATCTGGTGGTTTTCTTTTGGATCCCATCTTCCATCACGGCGATCTCAGGAGCGGGGCCGCTTGTCTCTTGGGTCGTTTTTCTAGTCTATGGACTCTTCTCCCATATAAAATTATTCCTATTCTTCTTCGGATGGAATATCAGTTTAAAAGTATATTCCAAATATAGAAAGTCCTCTAAAGAGAAGGAAGTATTTGCTTGGGCAATCTTTCCTATCTGGGGAGTGTTTACCGACATGATCACTCCGCAATTATTCCCATGGTTCTGGGGAAATCTAGGAGAAGGGAACCTATCCTTCTCCCAGATCGCTTCCTTTGCGGGAGTTTATGGAGTGGGATTCTTTCTTCTCTTGGGGACCTCTAGTCTGGTTTTATGGAAGAATCTCTCTATTCGAAAATTTGCATATTCTGGAATACTGATCTTCGGATTGGTATGGACCCTGGGCGGGCTCAGGCTATATCTCGCTCCGAATTATGAGGTTCCGAACAGCACTCCCAAAGTGGAGAACGACGTTTTAAAACTTTCTGCGGTACTTTTGCAACCGAACACTTCTCCCGGAAAGAGAGAATTGGCGGAGAATCCTGAATTCGTGGGACAAACTATCAGTACTTCTTTGGAACTAGGGCTTAGATCTTCTCTGGAGACTTCTCCTCCTCCAGATATTCTTTTTATTCCCGAATCTGCCATCCCCTTTCATGGGACCATTCCGAGTGATCCTGCAAGTCCTTCCGTTTATTCTTCTACATTCCATGGAGCTGTAACGTATCTAACCTACAAAACCGGCGCGGATGTTCTATACAATGAATTGAACCAATTTCCAGAAGGATTGAAAAACCAGGTTACGTTGCTGTCTTCGAATACGGGCGAATTCCAGCGCTACGACAAGAGAAGATTATTGGCTTTCGGGGAATATATTCCATTCGAGTCCGTATTTCCTTTCTTGAGAAGTTTGTTCAAGGAAACCTCCCGTTACGTGACCGGAGGAGATCCAAAACCCCTGCAAGGAGAAAGATTCTTGCAGAGACAGAGATGGCCTTCTCCTCCTACGGAGGCGGAAATTTCTCTTATTCAAAATCCGGAAAATTTTCGTCCTATTTCTGCCGAGATGAGAAAAGAAGAAAAAGTGCAGTATCAGATCCTTCCTCTGATCTGCTATGAGGCCATGTTCCCTGCGTTGACCCAGGATTCGGTCAAAAGCGCGTCTAACGATACATACACCTTCTTAGCAAACCCGACTAACGATTCCTGGTTTTCTTCTCGGATCGAGGCTTGGCAGCATGCAGGCGCAGCCAGATTCAGAGCCATAGAATACGGACTAAGCTTTGTGAGACCCGCAGTGACAGGGATTTCCTTTGCAGTGGACCCTTACGGCAGGAGCCTAAACCATCCTACTCAATATGGGGAGAAGGTAACGGATTCCTTCCTTTTACCGATTACTAAGTTGAAAGCCGGCGGGAACACTTTTTTCGCGAAATGGGGAAATATACCCTTCTTGCTTTATTCTATTTTGATCGCCTCATTATTCCCGCTCATGGGAAAACGGTTCTTGGCGGAAACGTCAAATTAA
- a CDS encoding ribonuclease H-like domain-containing protein, translating to MLEHTFCHLPGIDVIEEAKLWERGILHWSEFREELKEKVKSPEDMYSRLLLDSLDFSRKEIDRKNWDYFFFALPNQQKWRLFPYIRESLLYLDIETSGLGDGDFVTVVGTYDGKDFQSFLRGRNMDDFPESVSSSNVFVTYNGAAFDVPFLEREFGRKFKNRHLDLMYILRSLGFKGGLKGCEKALGIKRDLPYEINGAEAVRLWWQYVQYDDQDALDLLLKYNKEDVINLELLFIKAYNLKIKATRFFGEVIPEG from the coding sequence ATGTTAGAACATACCTTCTGCCATCTCCCTGGGATAGATGTAATCGAAGAAGCAAAACTCTGGGAAAGAGGGATTTTGCATTGGAGCGAATTCAGGGAAGAGCTGAAAGAAAAAGTAAAATCTCCGGAGGATATGTATTCCAGATTGCTTTTGGATTCCTTGGATTTTTCTCGCAAGGAGATCGACAGAAAGAACTGGGACTATTTTTTCTTCGCACTCCCCAACCAGCAAAAATGGAGACTCTTCCCGTATATTAGAGAAAGCTTATTGTACCTCGACATTGAGACTTCCGGTTTAGGAGATGGGGATTTCGTGACTGTGGTTGGGACCTACGACGGAAAGGATTTCCAAAGCTTTCTTCGAGGTCGGAACATGGACGATTTCCCGGAAAGCGTTTCCAGCTCCAATGTATTCGTAACATACAACGGGGCTGCCTTCGATGTTCCGTTTTTGGAGAGAGAGTTCGGACGCAAATTCAAGAACAGACATTTGGATCTAATGTACATTCTACGAAGCTTAGGCTTCAAAGGAGGATTGAAAGGCTGCGAAAAAGCTCTCGGGATCAAACGGGATCTTCCTTATGAGATCAATGGAGCGGAAGCTGTCCGCCTTTGGTGGCAATATGTGCAGTACGACGATCAAGACGCCCTGGATCTGTTATTGAAATACAACAAGGAAGATGTGATCAATCTGGAGCTCTTATTTATCAAAGCCTATAATCTGAAGATCAAGGCGACCCGCTTTTTTGGAGAGGTCATTCCGGAAGGATGA
- a CDS encoding MBL fold metallo-hydrolase, translating into MKIHHYDSIPDVVEIGDGIFKTEIPQPFYAPNNIYILPQGEPALIDSGYLANLGMLQRALRKIDLSLGKIKHIFYTHNHLDHLSAVLTIRYYTDAKLYAMKGMASGIGNYLEHIEMFNRASRRLVYKGHRNPEDRKKELIRIEEGNLNLKNTLSRGSRIQPELRFDIELVEGDVIHAGGRDIGFLHTPGHNLWHLTPYILEENIFFTGDLVLQNISSIYAEVDGNLEDYYRSLERIAKMSIRRLLPAHGPEPESPQKAIKLLHKTLQILERGIIRRLKEKEYDLSALTLEAMGEKVANSGYYNTAMAILHSMVRKFIDKGWVEILETEPPYETYRWIGAKE; encoded by the coding sequence TTGAAAATTCACCATTATGATTCTATTCCCGACGTAGTCGAAATAGGGGATGGGATCTTTAAGACGGAAATCCCTCAGCCGTTTTATGCTCCTAATAATATATATATACTTCCCCAAGGCGAGCCCGCTCTGATCGATTCGGGCTACCTTGCGAATTTAGGAATGCTCCAAAGAGCGCTTCGTAAGATCGATCTAAGCCTAGGCAAGATCAAGCATATCTTTTATACTCACAATCATTTGGATCATTTGAGTGCTGTTCTTACGATTCGCTATTATACGGATGCAAAACTATATGCGATGAAGGGAATGGCTTCCGGGATCGGTAATTATCTAGAGCATATTGAAATGTTCAACCGCGCGTCTCGTCGTTTGGTCTACAAAGGACATAGAAATCCGGAAGATAGAAAAAAGGAATTAATAAGGATAGAAGAAGGGAATCTAAACTTAAAGAATACATTAAGTAGAGGTTCTCGCATCCAACCTGAACTTCGCTTCGACATAGAATTGGTCGAGGGCGATGTGATCCATGCCGGGGGAAGGGATATCGGATTCCTGCATACTCCTGGCCATAACCTATGGCACTTAACGCCTTACATCTTAGAAGAGAATATATTCTTCACCGGTGATCTGGTGCTGCAAAACATCTCTTCTATCTATGCGGAAGTAGACGGCAATCTTGAGGATTATTATCGTTCTCTGGAAAGGATCGCGAAGATGAGCATTCGTAGGCTATTACCCGCTCACGGGCCGGAACCGGAATCTCCTCAGAAGGCGATCAAACTTCTTCATAAAACACTGCAGATCTTGGAAAGAGGGATCATTCGAAGATTGAAGGAAAAAGAATACGATCTTTCTGCGCTCACTCTAGAAGCGATGGGGGAAAAGGTTGCTAATTCAGGATATTATAATACTGCAATGGCTATTCTTCATTCCATGGTGAGAAAATTCATTGATAAGGGCTGGGTGGAGATTTTGGAAACGGAGCCACCATATGAGACATACCGGTGGATTGGGGCTAAGGAATAG
- a CDS encoding LIC10920 family plasminogen-binding lipoprotein, whose translation MASKKMVFSKLLPVTAAVLIAASFLISCNNNNINKVDLTATGADGSQFEITGDIDKTNTSNCGTASPYSASSTTTTTTTTTTGGSSTNLFTINSRLYFTTGAFITLKFLYDSTQNQGSVDSQQGFSYSGLPLLNQSPVVANFGKIFWGGSGVPVDTGTSSTQALSYLTVTLNLVGNKVTSGSAGLALTQCYTTDFIHCTSATSSSMCYTQDGVNCYNTNTATGPSVTIKGDINCTSNSIPAGSSTTTSQ comes from the coding sequence ATGGCATCTAAGAAGATGGTTTTTTCCAAATTATTACCGGTAACGGCTGCGGTTCTGATCGCTGCTTCTTTCCTGATTTCCTGCAATAATAATAATATCAACAAAGTAGACCTGACTGCTACCGGAGCGGACGGGAGCCAGTTCGAGATCACCGGCGATATAGATAAGACGAACACGTCCAACTGCGGAACTGCGAGCCCTTATTCTGCATCTTCTACCACCACGACGACTACTACGACCACTACTGGTGGGTCCAGCACCAACCTGTTCACTATCAACTCCAGGCTTTATTTCACCACTGGAGCGTTTATAACTCTGAAATTCTTATACGATTCCACCCAAAACCAAGGCTCTGTGGATTCCCAACAAGGATTCTCTTATTCTGGACTTCCCCTTTTGAACCAATCCCCGGTAGTTGCAAACTTCGGAAAGATCTTCTGGGGAGGAAGCGGGGTCCCGGTCGATACGGGAACTTCCAGCACTCAGGCACTCTCTTATCTCACAGTAACGTTAAACCTAGTAGGAAATAAGGTAACCAGCGGTTCTGCCGGTCTTGCTTTGACTCAGTGTTACACGACTGACTTCATTCATTGTACATCAGCGACTTCTTCCAGTATGTGTTATACGCAAGACGGGGTGAACTGTTATAATACAAATACTGCGACTGGGCCTTCCGTTACGATCAAAGGCGATATCAATTGCACAAGTAACTCTATCCCTGCAGGGTCTTCTACTACTACTTCTCAATAA
- a CDS encoding polyprenyl synthetase family protein → MKTKGLKDLLVRKFDKKLKEIIDEDLKILTEIKEYTIRSGGKRIRPILHYCLCRILGYTGEKYADVGAIAELIHSASLLHDDVVDEAQTRRGMPSVPSQFGNKTSILAGDYLLACGIDHLNGLGSPDLMDLFTTVIKDLSVSELIQMEWEKNPKITLDIYNKVVYGKTASLFGAVSEGAGILAEMPKKTRKKLHEFGIRLGFLFQKQDDAIDYFQAGDQTGKIPLKDFRNGLYTYPVLRLLAVADKNDKKLAHSLFAKDERNSQDDLVILSLLNRYNIRKSLNEEFVADVEELLGFLKSYPESNEGKLVQEQFRKLTEV, encoded by the coding sequence GTGAAAACGAAAGGATTGAAGGATCTCTTAGTCCGTAAGTTCGATAAGAAATTAAAAGAGATCATAGACGAAGATCTAAAGATCCTGACCGAGATCAAAGAATATACGATCCGGTCCGGAGGCAAAAGGATCCGTCCGATCCTGCATTATTGTTTGTGCAGGATCTTGGGCTATACTGGGGAAAAATATGCGGATGTGGGAGCCATTGCGGAGTTAATTCATTCCGCGAGCCTTTTGCACGACGACGTGGTGGACGAGGCTCAGACCAGAAGAGGAATGCCTAGCGTTCCTTCTCAGTTCGGGAATAAGACCTCTATTCTGGCAGGGGACTATCTACTCGCCTGCGGGATCGATCATCTGAACGGACTCGGATCTCCGGATCTAATGGATCTTTTTACCACGGTGATCAAGGATCTTTCGGTGAGTGAGCTCATTCAGATGGAATGGGAGAAGAACCCGAAAATTACTTTAGATATCTATAATAAAGTCGTCTATGGGAAGACTGCCTCTTTGTTCGGTGCCGTTTCGGAAGGGGCCGGCATCCTTGCCGAAATGCCAAAGAAGACCCGCAAAAAACTGCATGAGTTTGGGATCCGTCTCGGGTTCTTATTCCAGAAGCAGGACGATGCAATCGATTACTTCCAAGCAGGAGACCAGACAGGAAAGATCCCACTCAAGGATTTCAGGAACGGGCTTTATACATATCCGGTTCTAAGACTTCTCGCAGTTGCGGACAAGAACGATAAGAAACTGGCCCATTCGCTTTTTGCAAAAGACGAAAGGAATTCGCAGGACGATTTGGTTATTCTTTCCTTATTAAATCGTTATAATATTCGTAAGAGCTTAAACGAAGAGTTCGTTGCGGATGTGGAAGAACTTCTTGGATTCTTGAAATCCTATCCGGAATCGAACGAAGGCAAATTGGTTCAGGAACAATTCAGAAAGCTTACGGAAGTTTAA
- a CDS encoding transglutaminase-like domain-containing protein: MQSSDSSFGTVPFPPDKIEDKFYQLEFSSLEEKSRIIKEIAGMIPWQLRIQEVADELKDPTLRVFARSVSPAVHSERISYRYSLLAEKGHPNHYDDLEEGVFLLSSVIDPDLSYLEFRTYLDRVALRVEELVDLNEDLASDEVKVHFLTRVLSQEEGFGGNHDQYEDPNNSYLHKVFVSKKGIPISLSVIYLLVAHRLQLPLYGVNMPLHFLLHFESSEFQTYIDSYHGGVMLDRSTCIRFLKANGFQAHERYFTHASSLTILKRMFRNLIHIYRKKEDRDMEKVLSRHLLALDNKWKP, from the coding sequence ATGCAATCCTCGGATTCTTCTTTCGGTACTGTTCCCTTCCCTCCGGATAAGATAGAGGATAAATTCTACCAACTCGAGTTTTCCTCTTTAGAGGAAAAGTCTCGTATCATCAAAGAGATCGCAGGAATGATACCTTGGCAACTTCGTATTCAGGAAGTTGCAGATGAGTTAAAAGATCCTACTCTTAGGGTCTTTGCTCGTTCCGTAAGTCCCGCTGTTCATTCTGAAAGGATCAGCTATCGTTATTCATTACTAGCGGAAAAGGGACACCCGAATCATTACGACGATCTAGAAGAGGGAGTATTCCTTCTTTCTTCTGTGATAGATCCGGATCTTTCGTATCTTGAGTTCAGGACGTACTTAGATCGGGTCGCTCTTCGCGTGGAAGAACTGGTGGATCTGAACGAAGACCTCGCTTCTGACGAAGTCAAAGTGCATTTTCTTACTAGAGTTCTTTCTCAGGAAGAAGGGTTCGGTGGGAATCACGATCAGTATGAGGACCCGAACAATTCTTATTTGCATAAAGTCTTTGTAAGCAAGAAGGGGATCCCGATCTCTCTTTCCGTAATATATCTTTTAGTGGCTCATAGACTCCAGCTTCCTCTCTATGGGGTCAATATGCCTCTTCACTTTCTATTGCATTTTGAATCTTCCGAGTTCCAAACCTATATAGATTCCTATCACGGTGGGGTTATGTTGGACAGGTCCACTTGCATTCGCTTTTTAAAGGCCAACGGATTTCAAGCCCACGAAAGATATTTTACCCACGCAAGCAGTCTTACCATCCTAAAGAGAATGTTCCGAAATCTGATCCATATCTATCGCAAAAAGGAAGATCGGGATATGGAGAAGGTCCTTTCTCGCCACCTTCTCGCCTTGGACAATAAGTGGAAACCTTGA
- a CDS encoding transketolase: MEDIKDIKVFANNIRKNVIKMVTAAKSGHPGGPLGLADIYAVLYKKVLNHKPSDPDWEDRDRLILSNGHVCAVRYAAMAQAGFFPESELLTFRNINSKLQGHPSTRYLKGIESSSGSLGQGLSVAVGIALGARLSKKNYKVYACISDGECGEGMTWEAAQSAAHYKTDNLVAFMDKNGIQIDGFTKDVMNLEPLNKKFAAFGWNVIEANGHDVDAILTAFEKAKSHKGSPTIILFETVLGKGVSFMENNPGWHGTPPNAEQEKKALEELEQLVL; encoded by the coding sequence ATGGAAGACATTAAGGACATAAAAGTATTCGCCAATAATATTCGTAAGAATGTGATCAAAATGGTCACTGCAGCCAAATCCGGGCACCCGGGTGGTCCTCTCGGTCTTGCGGATATTTATGCCGTTCTCTATAAAAAGGTCCTAAATCACAAGCCTTCCGATCCGGATTGGGAAGATAGGGACAGACTCATTCTCTCCAACGGACACGTATGCGCAGTACGTTATGCGGCCATGGCACAAGCGGGTTTCTTTCCAGAGTCCGAGCTTTTGACTTTTAGGAATATCAACTCTAAGCTCCAAGGTCACCCTTCTACTCGATATTTGAAAGGGATCGAAAGTTCTTCCGGCTCTTTGGGCCAAGGACTTTCCGTTGCAGTGGGCATCGCTTTAGGAGCGAGACTATCCAAGAAGAATTATAAGGTCTACGCTTGTATTTCAGACGGAGAATGCGGAGAAGGGATGACCTGGGAAGCCGCTCAATCCGCGGCTCACTACAAGACGGATAATTTAGTCGCATTTATGGATAAGAACGGAATCCAGATCGACGGATTCACTAAAGATGTAATGAATCTGGAACCTTTGAACAAAAAGTTCGCAGCATTCGGTTGGAATGTGATCGAAGCGAACGGTCATGATGTGGATGCGATCCTTACAGCTTTTGAGAAGGCAAAATCGCACAAAGGTTCTCCAACCATTATTCTTTTTGAAACTGTTCTTGGAAAAGGCGTCTCTTTCATGGAGAATAATCCTGGATGGCATGGAACTCCTCCGAATGCCGAGCAAGAAAAGAAAGCTCTCGAAGAGTTGGAGCAGCTCGTTCTATAA
- a CDS encoding amidohydrolase family protein codes for MKIKKELVMPYLAFIFLKTIVAAAIVSGFFLIECKRSTASEDQTIAITNANIFDGEELIQARTVVIKGNQVQSIGGNIPEGAKILDAKGGMLLPGLIDSHVHTDIDGLRDALLFGVTTELEMTGQWMFWERWQIANRNDIADMRSAGMGITPPGGHPTQYIQLSSNWFLKLFYRYPFVSTPEEAIQFVDKQVKEGSDFIKIIIEDGNTVGTPGLPVLDDATLVASVNEAHHLGKMAIAHVTSVQGGRRAISAGVDGLAHLFFDEKPDKELISSIRVSGAFVVPTLTTLSTAFGNSPLTLVADKRVSSKLSKEWLEALSKNMNVYPKGKLEDSFESVMALHKAGVDILAGSDVSEPIADLGGLAHGASLHHELQLLVAAGFKPIEALRAATSVPARRFSLNDRGRIFPGARADLLLVDGDPLRNISDTLSIRAVWRAGVQQ; via the coding sequence ATGAAAATCAAAAAAGAACTCGTTATGCCTTATCTAGCATTCATTTTTCTGAAAACGATCGTTGCTGCCGCGATAGTATCAGGCTTCTTCTTAATTGAATGTAAAAGATCTACAGCATCGGAAGATCAGACGATCGCGATCACGAATGCGAATATCTTTGATGGAGAAGAGCTGATCCAAGCTCGGACAGTAGTTATCAAAGGGAATCAGGTCCAGTCTATCGGTGGAAATATTCCGGAAGGCGCCAAGATCTTAGATGCAAAAGGCGGAATGTTGCTGCCTGGTCTAATAGACTCCCATGTTCATACGGATATTGACGGTTTACGTGATGCGCTCTTATTCGGAGTAACGACGGAACTGGAAATGACAGGCCAATGGATGTTTTGGGAACGTTGGCAAATTGCAAATCGGAATGATATTGCGGATATGCGTTCTGCGGGAATGGGGATCACTCCTCCCGGTGGACATCCTACTCAGTACATACAACTGAGCAGCAACTGGTTCTTAAAATTATTCTATCGTTATCCGTTCGTTTCCACTCCGGAAGAAGCGATCCAATTTGTAGACAAACAAGTAAAAGAAGGTTCCGACTTCATTAAGATCATTATAGAAGATGGTAATACAGTCGGCACTCCTGGACTTCCCGTACTTGATGATGCGACTTTAGTGGCATCTGTGAATGAGGCACATCATCTTGGCAAGATGGCGATCGCTCATGTTACCTCTGTTCAAGGTGGACGAAGAGCGATCTCCGCAGGAGTAGATGGGTTGGCCCACTTGTTCTTTGATGAAAAACCGGACAAAGAACTGATCTCTTCCATTCGAGTTTCCGGCGCATTCGTTGTGCCTACACTGACTACTCTCTCCACCGCTTTCGGCAATAGTCCCCTCACATTAGTCGCAGATAAACGAGTTAGTTCTAAGTTGAGTAAAGAATGGTTAGAAGCTCTTTCAAAGAATATGAACGTCTATCCGAAAGGAAAACTAGAAGATTCTTTCGAAAGTGTAATGGCTCTGCATAAGGCAGGTGTGGATATACTCGCCGGCAGCGACGTCTCCGAACCGATCGCAGATCTTGGAGGACTTGCTCATGGTGCTAGTCTTCATCATGAATTGCAGTTATTGGTTGCCGCCGGATTCAAACCTATCGAAGCATTACGCGCTGCTACTTCCGTTCCAGCAAGAAGGTTTAGCCTAAATGATCGCGGCAGGATCTTTCCGGGAGCTCGAGCTGATTTGCTGTTGGTGGATGGAGATCCGCTTCGGAATATTTCGGATACTTTATCTATTCGCGCAGTCTGGCGCGCTGGTGTTCAGCAGTAA